The stretch of DNA CCAGACGAGCGCCGCACCGATCAGGGGATCGGCGCGGCGCTCGGGTACTCCAAGCCAGCGGCAGCAGGTGCCGCTGGCTTGAATTCACATTCAGTTCGTGAGCATGACCAGCACGCGGCGATTGGTCGCTCGACCGTTATCGGTGGTGTTCGGCGCAATCGGATCGGTCTCGCCGGCCGTGCGGGCATTGATGCGCGAATCGGCGACGCCCTTCGAGACGAGATAGGCCTCTGGCCTGATCCAGGCACGATCCTGCCCAAGCTTCGTTGTATTTCTCGCTGCCAATGGCGTCGGTGTTACCGGTGACGTCGATGGTGCGTGCCGCGTTGGTGGGGGCAATCAGCGACTCAGCGATCTTGTCCAG from Gemmatimonadaceae bacterium encodes:
- a CDS encoding OmpA family protein; the encoded protein is MIGAINFGFNKSDITPEAKVILDKIAESLIAPTNAARTIDVTGNTDAIGSEKYNEAWAGSCLDQARGLSRLEGRRRFAHQCPHGRRDRSDCAEHHR